ATGCATTAGATGTGGTAAAAGTATTGCAGTTTAAAAAAGAAAAAACAAACCCTTTTGTTTTGAATGCCAAATGGCAAACTTTAAAACAGTCAATAGAAAAAATAGATCACAAAAAGATACATCGTCAATTAAAATGGATGAAATATGCTTCGGTGGCACTTTTGCTTATTTCTGTCAGCTCCATCCTACTCAATTTTGTATTGGATTATCGATATGACCAAATAAGTTCTATTGCGACACAACAGGTTGCTTTGACAACTTCTACTGGAGCACCTTCAAAAGTGATACTCTCTGATGGGACTGAAGTATGGATCAATTCGAGCTCAAAATTAACCTATCCATCTGTTTTTGCTGGAGATGTACGTGAGGTTCAGCTTGAGGGAGAAGCTTTTTTCCATGTGACAAAAAATAAAGTCCCTTTCATTGTGCATGCACCACGTTGTGAAGTGAAAGTTTACGGTACACGATTTAATGTGGATGCTTACCCAGGTCAAGACAACTCTATTGTTGCCTTAAAAGAGGGAAGTGTATCCGTTTTAGATGGAAAAAACAAGGAACATTTTCTAAAGCCAGGTATGGTTGCTGAAATATCTAACACAAAAGAGATCCTGGTTAAAGAAAAAGTGGAGTTTCATAGATATGATGATTGGAAGAGTGGAATACTAACCTTTAAAAATAGATCTCTTAAGGAAATTAGCGATCGATTAGGACGGAAGTTTGGTGTTCATTTTCATTTCGTTGACCCGTCTATTGCATCCTATAAATATGATTTAAGTGTTTCAACGGAGTCATTAAAAGAGATTTTTAAACTTCTCGAATACACCGCACCTATCTCTTTTGAAGTCGACCCAATGCATGAAAAACAGATTAATATAAGAGTAAAAAAGTAAACTAACTATCCTACACCATCCTCTTGTGTTTGGTGTAGAATCAATGATTAAAATTAACTAAATTTCAGAATATGAGTAAATTATGTCTTTCTTGTCGCGGCTTTAATATGCTAGGCAAAGGAGTATGGAGACACATGGTAATGTTTCTATCGATTATCATGTTGTTGACGGCTAGCCCAGTGATGGCAGCTACATACGATTTAGAATCTGATATCATAATTCAGATGAAGCAGACTTCTCTCTCCTCGGTTCTTTCTAAAATTGAGGAGTTAACGCCATACACTTTTGTTTACAACAAGGATCTTGTGGATCCGAAGATGGGTATTTCGGTTAATGTGAAAGAGAATAATATCATTAACTTATTAGATAAGGTATTTAAAGGAACTGAAATAGAGTATCGTATTTCAGGCAAACAGGTTGCTTTGAAAAAAAGTGATAAGAAGCAAAAAGACAAAGAGGTTACTGTCTCTGCGAAAGTTGTTGATGTTTCGGGTTTACCATTACCTGGTGTAAATATTGTTGTAAAAGGCACTACTATCGGTGCTATTAGTTCCATGGATGGTATCTTTACTTTAAAATGTAGCTCTTTGGCAACTTTGAGTGTTACTTTTATTGGTTATGAAAAGAAAGAGTTTGATCTTTCGAGCCCTCTTCCTAAAACAATTTTACTAAACGAAGAACAACATAATATTGATGAAGTAATCGTTACTGCGCTTGGTATTAAACGTGAAAAGAAAGTGCTAGGATACTCTGTTCAAGAGATTTCTGGGGATGCTTTGAATGAGACTTCTAATTCAAATGTTACTTCAGCACTTCAAGGGAAAGTTGCAGGTGTTCAAATATCTCAATCTAGTACTGGTTTGGGAGGTTCTTCTAAGATTACTATTCGTGGAAATAGCTCTATTGGTAGAAACAATGAGCCATTATGGATTGTTGATGGGGTTCCTTTTAACAACAATTCGGACTCAGGTGCATCATTATATGGTGGTTATGATAGAGGTGGTGCTTCTGCTGATATTAACCCAGAAGATATTGCTTCAATTTCTGTTTTGAAAGGACCAAATGCTGCTGCACTGTATGGTTCTAGAGCTGGTAACGGTGTTATCTTGGTAACAACGAAAAAAGGGGTTAAAAAACAGGGTTTAGGCGTTGTCTATAATGGTAGCTTTACTTGGTCTGAAATGACTAATCAGATGGAAATTCAAAGTCGTTATGGACAAGGTAGCAATGGGGTATATGATAGCAAATCTAGATATAGTTGGGGTGCTCCTCTTGACGGACAAGAAGTAACTGCTTGGAATGGAGAGAAGAGATCATACTCCGCATTGAGTAATCCAGTAAAAGATTACTTCTCTAATGGCTTTGCTCAAAACCACAATGTTTCATTAGGAAAACAGACTGAAGAAGGACATTATAGAGCAAGCTTTGGTTATGTAAAAAAAGAAGGAATATTCTCAAGCAATAGCCAAGAGAAGATGTCTATGGATGTGAATAGCGGAATGAAATTGGCTTCATGGTTAGCTGTAAACTCTAAAGTATCTTTGGTAAATACCAAAAATAAGAATAGACCTATTTTTGGTAACCGTAGTGAGATGTATCAACTACTAAATATCCCATCTAGTGTGGATATGAATGATCTAAAACAGTTTTCTGCTCCTAATAAGGTTCATCAGAATTGGTATGGTCCTGATACCCAAATTAGAAACCCGTACTATACTCGTGATGCTTTGATGAACGAAGACGATAGGTTAAGAGCCTTTGGTTTCTTTGGAATAAATATGGACTTAACCAAAGGTATTAAATTTTCTATTAAACAATCTTTTGATGTTCATAAGACACAAACGCAAGAGAAAGATCGTGGCGATGGTATTGGTAAAACAGATATTAAAGAGATAATCAACGACTCATTTTCTATGAGAGAGTCTACATATCGTGAATTTAACAGCCAGTTTTTATTGACAGGAGACTTTGAAGCAAATAAACTACAGTATGGATTCACATTTGGTGGAAATAGAATGTATTACCTTATGGAAGGGTTAAATGCAAGAACTGCCAATCTTTTTAAAGGGTATTGGTTGCTTCAAGGAGCCAATGATCTTCTTCAATCGACTTCATCCAATTCGCGTAAAGAAAAAGAGGTACAGTCCTTATATGGATCTGCTCATTTCACATACAATAACTACTTTACAGTAGATGTGACTGCTAGAAATGACTGGTCTTCTGCACTTCCTGTTAAGAATAACTCCTATTTCTATCCTTCGGTAAACGTGAGTTATATTTTAAGTGACTTTTTAAACAAAAACAATGTAATCCTTCCAGGAATGATCGATTTTGTGAAGATACGTGGGTCGGTTGCTTCTGCTGGTAAAGATTGTGATCCTTATGAGATTCATAGCTTGGTGGATATTGTAGAAAAAAATGGTAAAATGGAATTTCTTGTACCTGATACAAGACCAAATGGAGACCTAAAGCCAGAGATTAGTACCTCTTACGAGCTAGGTGGTGAAATCAAGATGTTCAATAATCGTTTGGGAGTAGATGTTACCTATTATAATACAGACACTAAAAACCAAGTGATGGTTGTGGATGATGGAGTGGACTATAAATATAAAACGATTAATGCTGGTAATATCTCCAACAAAGGATTGGAATTAATGGTTTATACAACACCAATTAGAACAAATGATTTTAGTTTAGATTTTGACTTCAACTATGCACATAACACTACAGATGTAGAGAGTCTTTATGATGGATGTCCTAAGGTTTATTTAGGTAGTACAGATGAGTATATGGTGAAAGTGGCTGCCACCGAAGGAGGTAAGCTTGGAGATATCGAAGCCGTAAACACATACCTACGCAACGATCAAGGACAAGTAGTGGTGGATGCAAATGGGGTTCCTGTGAAAGACTCTAAAAGTACTGTGATTGGAAACATTCAACCTGACTGGATTGGTTCTGTAAGAATGGGTATTCGATATAAAAAATTGTCGATATCTACATTGGTGGATATGCAAAAAGGTGGTGACATCGTTTCTATTAGTGAAGCCATCGCTGCGAATGCTGGTGTAGCTGAAGTAACTGCGGATCGTAGTAATTTTGTCTACCCTGGGGTAAATCGTGATGGTTCTCCAAACACCAAAGAGATCACTAAAGAACAATTTTATCATACTATTGGGGGAGAGCATGGTATTGCTGAAGAGTTTATTTATGATGCTTCTTTTGTTCGACTTAAAGAGTTGGCACTTTCGTATACTCTTGGAAACAATTTCTTGAAGAAGACTCCATTTAACTCCGTTAAATTCTCATTGATTGGACGAAATTTAGCTTTCTTAAGCAAGAATACTCCTGGCTCTCCTGTGGGAGGATTTAATAGTAGTATCTTCTCAAGTGCTATTGATTACTCTTCTATCCCTAATACTCGTACGTTAGGATTCTCTGTAAAACTGGGATTTTAACCTAAAAAATTGAAAGAATATGTTCAAATCAAATAATAGAAAAATATTAATATCTGCATCTCTTATCATTGCGGGAATGATGGGAGGATGTACCGATAAATTTGAAGAGATAAACACCTCAATCATGCCTGAGTATACCTCAGATAAAGCAATCATTTTTGATGGGGAACACTATGATGAGGATATCAATAAAATGATCTCTCCTTTTATCTTTGAGGGACCATATGCAGATTATCAGAGAGCAACAAATCTTTTTCATGATATCTATGCTCACTATTTTGCACATAATAAAGCGGATTTCTCTGGCTCTTCTCCAAACTATGTTTATAACGAAGGTTGGATTGGAAAGAGATGGGAACACTTCTATTATGAAAGAGTAAAAGAGTACAGAACACTGCTTAAATATATGAAAGCAGCTCCTGTTTGGAATGCCAAAGCAAAAGCGGTGGCAGATATCAACTTCTCTTTCTTGACTAGCATGATGGTGGATACTTATGGATATATTCCTTATAAATATGTTTTTGATACAGATATCTCTGACAATAAAACATTAAAGTATAACTCAGAGAAGGAGGTATATACAGACCTGTTCTTAAAATTAAAGACAGCATCTCAAGTTTTATCAAAATCATCAGAAACAGAATATTTTCAGATCGATGCTACCTCAGATAACTTTTATCAAGGCGATTATGACAAGTGGCGTAAGTTTGCCAATACTCTAAGACTTCGTTTGGCGCTTCGTATTAGTAATGTCGATCCACAAATGGCTAAGAAGGAAGGGGAAAGTGCTATTCGTGATGGTGTTTTTGCATCCAATGCCGATAATTTGGCAACACACTCTCAAACCCAGGAAAATATATATTACTTATGTAGTCATGCATGGCTTGATGCTGTGATGACTAAAGACCTAGAAGTAGCTTATAAAACATGGAGTAACGATTTGGATCCTCGTTGTCCTGTATTGTGGTATAAGACTGGTCCTGAGGATGCTTTAAGACATGGTGTGGAGATTGGACAGAAACCAGGAACTACTTTTGGACAATATATGGGACATAAGATTGGTCAAATTGATGGAATAAAGCATAGCACTGAAAATGCTTCAATTCTTAAAGCAGATGCAAGAAAAGATCCTAAAGGATGGTTCTCAATTCATCAAGAAGCAGTTTGGATGGGATATGCCGAAAGCTGTTTCCTTATGTCAGAAGCAAGCTTGAGAGGTTGGTCTGGTGCAGCGTCATCTCCTAAACAGTTCTATAAGATGGGTGTCGAAGCGTCGATGAACTATTATGGAGTTGCAGAGGAGCAATCTGCTAAATATATTAGTGAATTGCATGATGTCGCAGATGGTATCTTCGAATCGGGGGATAAAGAAAAGGTCTTAGAAGCAATTCAAAAGCAAAAATGGCTTGCTGTTTTCCCTAATGGTAATGAAGGCTGGGCTGAATTTAGAAGAACAGGTTATCCTCGACTTCTAAACAATGAGAACAACATGTCTGCAACTGTGAAACAGGGGCTTTTCATCAAACGTATCCGATATACTGTAGAACAACATGACTATAATGCAGCAAATATACCTAGTGCTGTTTATGGTCCTGACGATCGTATGGATGTTCGCATATGGTGGGATGTGGATAACTCGAATGATGACAGTGGTAAACCTAAACCACAAAATAATTTTAGGTAGTACTTCATCTAAAAATATAAAGGCTGTTTCATTTAGATTCAGCCTTTTTTATACCCCGACAAATGACAAAAAGCTTATGATTTTCTTTCTTCTTATGAAAATCTTTAAAAAAAAGATAAAGTGTGAGTACCAAATCAAAAACAAGGACTCTTATAAATGTAATTAGATGATCACCCAATTATAGAATTACAAATCAAATGAAGAAGGGCTTTTCTCTTATCCTTCTTAACTAATAAAAATAAAACATAACGATTTATGAAAAGACATCTATTTTGTACATTACTGTTTGTCTTTGCAACAATTTTTGAAGTTGCGGCACAACAGCCAATGGGAGGATGCTGGCATCCTGAAGATATTAAAGATTGGTCTCCAGAAAACGATCCTGAAGCAAAGTTTAATCGAAGTGTTGTAGCACTAAAAGAACGTTTTGTTGATAAGACTGTAAAAGCCGGACCAAATAGCTTCTTTGACTCTAAAATTACTGCTTGTTTGACGATGAATCCAATGTGTAGCCAAACGCCTTCTCAAGGAGCAAACTCATTTACTGGATATACTTTTAACTTCTGGCAGTATGTTGACATCCTTGTATGGTGGGGTGGTTCTGCTAGCGAAGGGGTTATTATTCCTCCTTCTGCTCCAGTGGTCGATGCTGCTCACAAAAATGGGGTTCAGGTTTATGGTAACGTTTTCTTCCCTCCTGGAGCTTTTGGTGGACAAAGTAGCTGGGTACGTGAGATGATGACACAAGAAAATGGGGAGTTCCCATATGCTAAAAGGTTGGCAGAGATTGCAAACTACTATGGATTTGATGGTTGGTTTATTAATGAAGAGACTTATGCTAGTTCAAAAGCGGAATGGGCTGGTTTCGCAAAGACTTTTAATAAATATAAAGGGTCTGATCATATGGGACTTCAGTGGTATGATGCTTCTACCTCTATCCCAGAATCACTTTTCAAAGGAAAAGAGATGTTCTCATCGATGTTCCTAAACTATGGTTCTGCTTCTTCTTCTTCAATTAGTAGAAATAATAAAAGTGTTGAGTCTTGGGGAATGGATCCTTTTAGTGTTAACTATTATGGACTAGAAATAGGTGGGGGAGGATTCTCTCACAAAAGAGAATTTACTTCTCTTTTTAGCAAAGATAAAAATAATGGATCTGTTGCTCTTTTCTGTCCTGAAGAGAAAACATGGAAGGATCATACCAAACGCAATGATCTGAACCAATACGAGCAGATGGCAGAGTTCTATAAAACAGCTGGACGTTTTTGGGTAAACATCAACCATGATGTGACTTCTAAAACTGCTTATGACGATTCAAACTGGCCTGGTATCTCTGTTGGTGTGGCTGCTCGTAGTGTGATCAACACTTTCCCTTTTGTGACTAATTTCAATACCGGAATGGGTAAAAAGAGATTTGTAAAAGGAACTGTAAAAGGAACTGGCGATTGGTATCATAGAGGAATTCAAGATATTCTCCCTACTTGGAGATGGTGGATCGAAGGATCTCGTAAGACTGTGGAGCCTACATTTACTTGGGACGATTCTTATAATAGTGGTGCAAGTTTGATGTTTACCGGAAACTTAGATGCAAATATTTCAAATAATATTCGTCTATTTAAAACACAACTAGAAGTGGTTGGGTCTGAGCAAGCTCAAATCGTAGTGAAAGGCGCAAAAACTGGTTATTCTTGTTCTCTTGGTCTTGCTTTTAAAGAAGATAATAACGCTTTCACATACCTTCCTCTTGAGAATTTTGCTGATGGAAGTTGGAAGACTATTACGTTACCATTAAGTGCTTATGCTGGTAAAACAATCTCAATGATCTCTATTAAACTTGAGTCAAAATCAAATGTTCAAGATATCGATTTGAAAGTGGGGCAATTGTTCTTAGGGTCTAATGTGACTGCTGCAGGTGAAGTTTCAAACTTGAAGATCATCGATGACAAAAATGTAGAGAAAGTGGATCTTGGTGACACCAAAGGTAGTGCTCGTATTATTTGGGATGCTGCCAAAGGAGATGTAAACCACTACAATATCTATATGGAACAGAATGGAACCCAAAGTTTGGTTGGACAAACAATGGATGAAGCATTCTATATAGGTGATATTATCAGAACCAATAGTAGAGAACTTTCTGTGAAATTCACCGTGAAAAGCGTGGATCTTAAAGGAAATGAGTCTACAGGAGTAGAGAAGAGCATTGATTGGTTGAAGCCATCTGTTCCTGAAGTGAAAATTGTTGGCGATAAATCATATATCGAAGTAGGAGAGACTGTATTGTTTACTGCGAGAGCAACACAATATCCTGAAACATATAATTGGACCCTTCCAAAAGGTGCTGTAAAAGCAGAAGTAAAATGCGAAAAGAATCAAATCGCGGTGACTTTCAACACAAAAGGTAATTTTGATATCTCTGTTAAAGTGACGAACTCTTTGGGTTCTACTGAACAAAAGTTAGAGACGGCTGCAACAGTTGTTGAGATGAGCTTATTAGAGGTGGTTAGTGTTGGAAAAACAATCGACAGCTATAGCGACTGTATCGCAAAACACAATCCTAAATATTTAATAGATGGACAGAATATTCCTTCTAGTTTAGACTACAAATGGTGTGTTGGTGGATCAAAATCACAATGGGTTATTATCGATCTAGAAGAGCCATTTGATATATATGGTTTCAAAGCTTATGATACTGGACACAAAGAGAGTGCTGATGGAAACTATGATTGTTGGAAAGTGGAAATTAGTAACGACAAAAAACAGTGGACTGAAGTAGTTAATGAGAAAGGCCGCAAAGCGGAGAATACAAAAGTGGATGCTATTCCTGGTAAAGTAGGCCGTTATGTACGTTTTACTCCTTATGATAAAGATTTGAATATCACAATCCGTATTTGGGAGTTCCAAGTATTGGGTGTTTCTATGGGAATGAACTTTGTGGGTGGTCAGAATCTAGTAATGAGTGAGAAAGGTACCAAAACCGTGAAGTTTGCTTACGATCTTGGACTACTTGAAAAAGCGAAAGACTTTGGTTTCTCTGCAGCCTCTGCAAATGGAAATATAAAGGTTTCTAATGAAGTAATTGACGAAGCAAATAAAACATACCAGTTTGATATTCAATCAAAAGATGGATTCTTTGGTGCTGAAAAAGTGAAAGTGACTTTTGTCAATGGAGGTTTGTCTAAAGATATATCTTTTGTAGTGACTGTGGAGAACTCGAAATGGGCCAATGTATTAAAAGGCAAGAAAGTTCAGGCTTATACTGCTAATTGGTATTGGAATGGAATTGATGCTAAAATAACAGGAGGTGAGAAGCTGATTGATGGCGACCTAAATACTGGTATCAAAACAAACTATAATAAAATTGTTCTTGAAGCAGATCTTGAAGAGGTAACTTCTCTTTCATGTTTCCGTTATAACGGTTCTCAAGATGGGAAAAAATTGAAGTTAAAGGTGACTACTTCTGAAGATGGGAAGTCATTCACAGAAGCATTCTCAACTCAGTATGTTGGAGGTTCTCTTTATATTCTAAATGAACCTATTAATGCTCGTTATATCCAAGTTTGGACCTCTAGAACAGGTTGGAGTACTGTAACAATCCAAGAAGTGGTGGTACTAGGAACTGTAAATAACTTCTCTTTTGGTGAGGTTGCTTCACAGAATCTTAAGCTTGATGAAACTAAAGTAGTAAAGGTCCCTTTTACCAATAAAGTAGATGTGACAAAAGATATGGTTACTGCTTCTGTTGCCAATGAGAACCTAGTAGAAGTTGCTAACATAGAGTTGGATGCTCCTAATAATATGCTTAATGTTACACTTACAGGTAAGCATGCAATTGGAAATACAACTGTTACACTTACAACTAAGATTGGTGAGGACCGCTTTACTAAGTCTTTCGATGTAAGTGTGACTCCTGCTGCTTCAACAAACTTGGCTCTGAACAAATCAGCTGTGGATTTTTCTGGATCTACTACCAATGAACTTCCAAGTTATCTATTTGATGGAGAAACTGTTCCAACTGATAACTCTCATAAATGGTGTGAAACTGGTAATGGTCCACACTATGTGGTGGTTGACTTAGAGAAAGTGTATACTGTGTTCGAATTTAAAATGTTTGATTGTGGTAATGTGGAGGATGCTGATTGGAACTCTCAAGGTTATACAATTGAAGTGAGTGAAGACAATATTAACTGGACTGTAGTTGCTGAGGATGTTAAAGATAATTCTACGACCAAAGATATCGTTACCAATGGTATTAATGCACGTTATGTGAAGTATACAACTGGTGGTGATGATGGACACGGTACGATTCGTTTGTTTGAATTTGAAGTATATGGTGTGGATGATTTAAGCCTTTCTTCTAAGAATACTGAAGGAGTTGAATTGAAGGTATATCCGAACCCTGCTACAGATTTTATTGAAGTGAAAGGTATTTCTAACCGTAAGGTATCAGTGAAAGTGTTTGATATCTTGGGTAACGAGGAGCTATTTATTCCAAATTATGATGGACAAAAAATCAATGTGAAAGCACTTCCTAATGGAGTTCATGCTGTTAGAATCGATGATGGTGAGAAAGTGACTTATACTAAGATAATGAAGTTATAAGCGTTATAATATTAGAGAAGAGTTGTTCTTGAACAATCTCTTCTCTATAATCAAAGAAAAATACTAGTCTTTTGATTTTTTAAGCAATTGTAGAAAGATCGATAGTATTTTTTTATAAAGATATTTCGATGAGTTAGTGTGATATGACTATTGATTTGTCTATTTCCTAATAATAGTAGAGAGTGTCTTTCTTTTATGATTGACACTCTTTTTTTTTGACTTCTTGTCATTTCTTTTTGGTGGTTCTGTTTCAAAATTAACGACTCCCGTCATATTCGTCGTTATATTTCGATCAGATCTTTTATTCGCTGTTTGCAGAAGATGACCCCTCTTTTTTGAAACCCATAGGACAATTTCTAAAATCCGTTTTTGTGTAGAAACTCTATTGGATCACTCCGTACTTCCTCCGTACTTCAGTTACCCTTTCCTTACCCTTTCCTTACCCTTCAGTTACCCCTAGAGTAACCAAAGGGTATAGAAGCCATAACGTAATTCTATGGAATGTAGCCCTGTTGACACATACTTGTATTTTCAATGAAGCCTATTTTCTTAAGCTTAATGGTGCTTATTGCACTTTTGGAACTTTTTTGAGATAAAAAGAATCTTGGAAAAATAGTTTCGTGATCATTGATTGAACACAATAAATAGAAGCTCCAGATACATTGTTTTTTATCATATCAAAATGTGTTGTATAATAGATCGATTTATCAAACAAAAATAGGTTCTAAATGTTCCAATTGAAAACAGAAAGAACCTTGCTTATGAAGACAAATAGAAATATTATACGCTTTATGTATAGCATCAGTGTCATCACTTTTATGACCTGTGTCGTACTGACGCCTGATCTTCTCTCTCTCTCACGTCTTTTCGAAAGTCCTGATGCGATATTTAGAAGTCAGCTGCTCGTCATTGCCCCTGCGATATCTGCACTTGTGGTATCTGTATTTTGGACTACCATTCGTATTCCTCATCAGTATTGGGGAAAACTTCTTTTTTTAATCTCACTCATCGTTTATGGGGTGACTGGCATACTTTGTTA
The Prolixibacteraceae bacterium DNA segment above includes these coding regions:
- a CDS encoding discoidin domain-containing protein encodes the protein MKRHLFCTLLFVFATIFEVAAQQPMGGCWHPEDIKDWSPENDPEAKFNRSVVALKERFVDKTVKAGPNSFFDSKITACLTMNPMCSQTPSQGANSFTGYTFNFWQYVDILVWWGGSASEGVIIPPSAPVVDAAHKNGVQVYGNVFFPPGAFGGQSSWVREMMTQENGEFPYAKRLAEIANYYGFDGWFINEETYASSKAEWAGFAKTFNKYKGSDHMGLQWYDASTSIPESLFKGKEMFSSMFLNYGSASSSSISRNNKSVESWGMDPFSVNYYGLEIGGGGFSHKREFTSLFSKDKNNGSVALFCPEEKTWKDHTKRNDLNQYEQMAEFYKTAGRFWVNINHDVTSKTAYDDSNWPGISVGVAARSVINTFPFVTNFNTGMGKKRFVKGTVKGTGDWYHRGIQDILPTWRWWIEGSRKTVEPTFTWDDSYNSGASLMFTGNLDANISNNIRLFKTQLEVVGSEQAQIVVKGAKTGYSCSLGLAFKEDNNAFTYLPLENFADGSWKTITLPLSAYAGKTISMISIKLESKSNVQDIDLKVGQLFLGSNVTAAGEVSNLKIIDDKNVEKVDLGDTKGSARIIWDAAKGDVNHYNIYMEQNGTQSLVGQTMDEAFYIGDIIRTNSRELSVKFTVKSVDLKGNESTGVEKSIDWLKPSVPEVKIVGDKSYIEVGETVLFTARATQYPETYNWTLPKGAVKAEVKCEKNQIAVTFNTKGNFDISVKVTNSLGSTEQKLETAATVVEMSLLEVVSVGKTIDSYSDCIAKHNPKYLIDGQNIPSSLDYKWCVGGSKSQWVIIDLEEPFDIYGFKAYDTGHKESADGNYDCWKVEISNDKKQWTEVVNEKGRKAENTKVDAIPGKVGRYVRFTPYDKDLNITIRIWEFQVLGVSMGMNFVGGQNLVMSEKGTKTVKFAYDLGLLEKAKDFGFSAASANGNIKVSNEVIDEANKTYQFDIQSKDGFFGAEKVKVTFVNGGLSKDISFVVTVENSKWANVLKGKKVQAYTANWYWNGIDAKITGGEKLIDGDLNTGIKTNYNKIVLEADLEEVTSLSCFRYNGSQDGKKLKLKVTTSEDGKSFTEAFSTQYVGGSLYILNEPINARYIQVWTSRTGWSTVTIQEVVVLGTVNNFSFGEVASQNLKLDETKVVKVPFTNKVDVTKDMVTASVANENLVEVANIELDAPNNMLNVTLTGKHAIGNTTVTLTTKIGEDRFTKSFDVSVTPAASTNLALNKSAVDFSGSTTNELPSYLFDGETVPTDNSHKWCETGNGPHYVVVDLEKVYTVFEFKMFDCGNVEDADWNSQGYTIEVSEDNINWTVVAEDVKDNSTTKDIVTNGINARYVKYTTGGDDGHGTIRLFEFEVYGVDDLSLSSKNTEGVELKVYPNPATDFIEVKGISNRKVSVKVFDILGNEELFIPNYDGQKINVKALPNGVHAVRIDDGEKVTYTKIMKL
- a CDS encoding FecR domain-containing protein; amino-acid sequence: MDRRFVSYVKGDGPYQDYWNQWKKESDDPDKDFQDALDVVKVLQFKKEKTNPFVLNAKWQTLKQSIEKIDHKKIHRQLKWMKYASVALLLISVSSILLNFVLDYRYDQISSIATQQVALTTSTGAPSKVILSDGTEVWINSSSKLTYPSVFAGDVREVQLEGEAFFHVTKNKVPFIVHAPRCEVKVYGTRFNVDAYPGQDNSIVALKEGSVSVLDGKNKEHFLKPGMVAEISNTKEILVKEKVEFHRYDDWKSGILTFKNRSLKEISDRLGRKFGVHFHFVDPSIASYKYDLSVSTESLKEIFKLLEYTAPISFEVDPMHEKQINIRVKK
- a CDS encoding SusD/RagB family nutrient-binding outer membrane lipoprotein — encoded protein: MFKSNNRKILISASLIIAGMMGGCTDKFEEINTSIMPEYTSDKAIIFDGEHYDEDINKMISPFIFEGPYADYQRATNLFHDIYAHYFAHNKADFSGSSPNYVYNEGWIGKRWEHFYYERVKEYRTLLKYMKAAPVWNAKAKAVADINFSFLTSMMVDTYGYIPYKYVFDTDISDNKTLKYNSEKEVYTDLFLKLKTASQVLSKSSETEYFQIDATSDNFYQGDYDKWRKFANTLRLRLALRISNVDPQMAKKEGESAIRDGVFASNADNLATHSQTQENIYYLCSHAWLDAVMTKDLEVAYKTWSNDLDPRCPVLWYKTGPEDALRHGVEIGQKPGTTFGQYMGHKIGQIDGIKHSTENASILKADARKDPKGWFSIHQEAVWMGYAESCFLMSEASLRGWSGAASSPKQFYKMGVEASMNYYGVAEEQSAKYISELHDVADGIFESGDKEKVLEAIQKQKWLAVFPNGNEGWAEFRRTGYPRLLNNENNMSATVKQGLFIKRIRYTVEQHDYNAANIPSAVYGPDDRMDVRIWWDVDNSNDDSGKPKPQNNFR
- a CDS encoding SusC/RagA family TonB-linked outer membrane protein; protein product: MSKLCLSCRGFNMLGKGVWRHMVMFLSIIMLLTASPVMAATYDLESDIIIQMKQTSLSSVLSKIEELTPYTFVYNKDLVDPKMGISVNVKENNIINLLDKVFKGTEIEYRISGKQVALKKSDKKQKDKEVTVSAKVVDVSGLPLPGVNIVVKGTTIGAISSMDGIFTLKCSSLATLSVTFIGYEKKEFDLSSPLPKTILLNEEQHNIDEVIVTALGIKREKKVLGYSVQEISGDALNETSNSNVTSALQGKVAGVQISQSSTGLGGSSKITIRGNSSIGRNNEPLWIVDGVPFNNNSDSGASLYGGYDRGGASADINPEDIASISVLKGPNAAALYGSRAGNGVILVTTKKGVKKQGLGVVYNGSFTWSEMTNQMEIQSRYGQGSNGVYDSKSRYSWGAPLDGQEVTAWNGEKRSYSALSNPVKDYFSNGFAQNHNVSLGKQTEEGHYRASFGYVKKEGIFSSNSQEKMSMDVNSGMKLASWLAVNSKVSLVNTKNKNRPIFGNRSEMYQLLNIPSSVDMNDLKQFSAPNKVHQNWYGPDTQIRNPYYTRDALMNEDDRLRAFGFFGINMDLTKGIKFSIKQSFDVHKTQTQEKDRGDGIGKTDIKEIINDSFSMRESTYREFNSQFLLTGDFEANKLQYGFTFGGNRMYYLMEGLNARTANLFKGYWLLQGANDLLQSTSSNSRKEKEVQSLYGSAHFTYNNYFTVDVTARNDWSSALPVKNNSYFYPSVNVSYILSDFLNKNNVILPGMIDFVKIRGSVASAGKDCDPYEIHSLVDIVEKNGKMEFLVPDTRPNGDLKPEISTSYELGGEIKMFNNRLGVDVTYYNTDTKNQVMVVDDGVDYKYKTINAGNISNKGLELMVYTTPIRTNDFSLDFDFNYAHNTTDVESLYDGCPKVYLGSTDEYMVKVAATEGGKLGDIEAVNTYLRNDQGQVVVDANGVPVKDSKSTVIGNIQPDWIGSVRMGIRYKKLSISTLVDMQKGGDIVSISEAIAANAGVAEVTADRSNFVYPGVNRDGSPNTKEITKEQFYHTIGGEHGIAEEFIYDASFVRLKELALSYTLGNNFLKKTPFNSVKFSLIGRNLAFLSKNTPGSPVGGFNSSIFSSAIDYSSIPNTRTLGFSVKLGF